The segment CAGAACATGAGTTGTGAGTTGATAATGGGCAAACCCTGGGCTTTATATTCGGGCTTTAGAAGAGACACCCACCACACAAGTGCAGCTCAAAAGCACTCTGAGAAGAAGCAAGGCTCTTGAGATGGAGATGAGGTACTAGtgaggaaaatgaacaaaaacatcaCCTAACCTTGTTTAGCGGTGGGAGCCATGGGCCCATTTCGAAAATGGGAGATGATTAGAGGGACTGAGTCAGCTGCCTTCATGGACACAGAGGGAACGGGACCcattttctctccccaccccaggaTCATTCTACTTCCACAGTGGTGATGGGGCAGGCCTAAAACTgcactggtttaaaaaaaatctgaggggctggagagatggctcagtggttaagagcaccaacccactcttccagaggtcctgagttcaattcccagcaaccacatgctggctcacaaccatctgtaatgggatccgatgccctgttctggtgagtctaaagacagctacagtgtattcatataaataaaataaatctttttttttattcttttggttctttttttcggagctggggaccgaacccagggccttgcgcttcctaggtgagcgctctaccactgagctaaatccccagccccaaaataaatcttaaaaaaaaaaaaaacctctaaaaaaaaaatctgagcacCCTGTCCTCCACTGGTGTTCCCACGCTGAGTAAGCTTTCAAGACCCTTTACAAGTTCAGGTAAAGTTTGAGGGGCAGATAGGAAAAAGGCACCCAATGCTCCTTAAGAGCCCAGACCAGAAACTTCGGAGTGTGCTCTAATCCCGTTGCCCCTGGCAAGGTCCTCTCTGGGACGAAGCAAGCACAGAGGTGCCCAGGGCAGGCCTGGCTCACCTGCCGGTACTGCAGGCTGCTGGTGAGGCCGGCAGGTGGTGACAAAGGAGAGAGTCCAAAGGCTGAGCGGGCTCTGTGCCTGAGGGTGACTCCTCAAGTAGGTGGCCAGGATTCATGGAAAAGAGCTGCTAGCTGTTGCAAGTGCAGGagtgctctcaggtgtgctggcCGGACAGACAGAACCCTTGACAGAACCGTCTCTTCCTACCCAGGCTCTAAAGAGTTGCAGTCTAAAGCACAGCAGGCTTGAAAGACTTTGAATTCCATGCTTATCATCGTGGCTTTAGGAGAGTTTTCCCCCTGTCTCCCTGGAGACCAAAGTAGTCTCTGGTTATTTTACCAAGGTCTGTGGGGCACCTTCTCATCACCATTAAGATCCCTGATCACCCAGgctggagggaagagaaaaaaaagaaagaaagaaaaacaaaaacataaatgtCTACAGTTGTCAATTTATTTTATCCATTGTCAGTGCAGTCAGTGTTGACCTAAGGCACAGCATGGCTGCTTCGGAGAGCCTGGGAGAGCAAGTCTTCCCCGGGCTGCCGGATCACTTCTGTGCTGGCGGCTGACCATCAGACCCCAGCCCCAGCAACCCGAAGGCTGTGCTGAAGAGGTTGATGGGAGACGAGCCATCGGTGATGAGAGTGGATTTCAGGCCCAGGGACTGGAGAAGTTTCACCTGCAGGGTTGGAGGATCAAGTCAGCAAGAAGACACCATTAGAGACAGCCGTTTATCTCAGCTACCTCCCCAGGGTGCCTTCTGAGCAGCCCTCCCTAAGCCAAGTGGTTTCTGAAGTGCCACCATCACCTTCTTCATATCGTCCTTCAAGGCATCTGCTACTGTCCCCCTAGCAGTGGCATCCCATGGTGCTTAGTGACAGGTCACAGGGGCAGTTCACCCCATGCCCCTCTCTGTCCTCAGACACTTCCCCAAATATGCTTGCCTTCTCCCTTCTTGGTTCCAAGGCAAACATCCACTCTCCTCCCGTGTCTTCCATTCTCACCTGCATCTCTGGCCCGGCCACAGCCAGGTCCCTGATGGTGCCGGGGCCCAGTGCCTCTGTCATCTCCTTGAACTTCTTTGCCTCCACATTGGCAAGCTGCTGCGCCTTGCTCACCTCCAGCTCCAACTGGGCCCGGGCATAGATCAGTTCCATCTCTCGTACTTTCTTTACTCGCTCCAACTCAGCCTCCTGGAAGGGGGAGACCAAATTGGTTTTAGGTCATGCGGGCCAAGAACTGCCTGTCCAGCAAGTCATCTAAGCCAGCAACTCTGagagaactgaggcagaagggaATCTCAGGTGCAAATCTTAGCTATGCCCCTATTTAGCTAGTGAATCTTGGGAAGGAATCCCCTAAGTCAAACCTTGGTGTAAAATAGAGGTAACACAGGACGCATGAAAGGAGGTCACATGTAAAACATACAACCAAGTGGGCAGGGAAGCTCATCTGGGGAGCGACTGTAAGAATCTGTCTTCAGGGATTGTACGAAGTGCATTGCTACAGGACAGAGGACTTAGCAAACCACAGAAGGCTCGAGTAGTGCTTTTCAGGCTACTTGGTTTCAGAGCCTTTAACAAACAGggctcttgggctggagagatggctcagtggttaagagcactgactgctcttccagaggtcctagttcaaatcccagcaaccacatggtggctcacaactacctgtaatgagatctgatgccctcttctggtgtgtctaaagagagcgacagtgtactcgcatacataaactaaataaagacttaaaaacaacaacaacaaatgtcgCTCTTGCAGGCCCCAATGCCCCAGccttccagcagcagcagcagcagcccctcAACTTACCGTCTCAATGGCTAGCGCCTGTGCCTTGAGCTTGGCCTGCAGCACAGAGCCTTCTCCTTCGATCCTCGCTGCCTCTGCACGGGACTCAGCCTCTGCTTTGGCATTACCCGTGCTCTCCACAGCCATGCTGTTGGGGAAACAGAGTCAGGGGAGGCTGAGAAGAGATGCCTGGGTACCTGGGACTTGACGGGGAGTGGAGGGAGGCACCATGACACAAGTATGACAGTCAGAAGACTACTGGTGAGACTCCGCTCTCTCCTTTCACTATGTGGCAACAGGATTGGCATTAAGCTCCTTCATCCACCATCATCTTGCTGGGCCATTGATCTAATTTTCTTCTAATATTGGGGATGGAGCCCCAGGCCTTGTATAGACTAAGTCAGTTCTCTATCACTAAACCACATCCTTACTCCTTCTGGGATTTTGATTTATGCCTCAAAGCATGTTCTACTTGCCTCTCAACCACAACCTTCCTGAGCCAGCAGCTTTCCCAAGACCTCAGACTGGCCCGTCTTTCTACCGCCACTTCTTGACCCACCTCATAGCCTCAAGCTCCAAGAGTTCCTTGCGGGctttttcagcttctgactggTCCAAGATCTTCTGCCTCTCAAGCCGACCACGGGCTTCCTGTTCCAGTCTCTGAGCCTCGTGCCTGGGTAAGAACAGAGGCGGGTGAGGTGATGGGCCAGAGCTAAGAAAGGAGCATCTGGAATAGAGACCGAGCCCACCCCCCTCTCCGAGCATTCGGCATACACTTGGACCTAGCACAGTGTGCAAGCTGCAAGCAGCCACGGCATGGCTCTTGAGGCCTGTAGAGGACAGATGCTCTTGATGCCTCCGCTTTCACTGGACTCATTctcccaaggaaagaaaacaggctAGGGTGCTTTTGGGCATTGATGAGCAGCTGAGAGCAAGGGGGTGAGCAGGCAAAAAGGACACTGCCACAAGGTGGGACCGAGCTGAAGGTAGAGGGCAGGGAAGCCAAACTCTCCTGGAGAGTCAGAAAGGCCCTGAAAAGAGTAGGAAGCCATAGGAGTGGGGATGCCCTCCTATTTACAGCCTTATTAGTCATGTTGGGTAGAGAATAGATCCTTGTAGACCAGACAGCAACAGGAAGACTATGGGTGCCACATTTTTCAGTGTTCAAGTCTTGGTCCTAGCTGAGGTGTTCGCCCTGGGTCCCCACACTACTCACTTGGCTGCTGCCTCCTGGGAGTTGGTGGTAATTTCGATGGCCAGCTGAACGCTGCGCTGAAGGGCATCCCGGGTCCTCTGGTCCACGGGCTCCACTGACTGCACATCCACACTGCTGACTACCAGCCCGTTTTGGGGAAAGACTGCCTGGTCTCGAGCCTTGGGCAGGAGTGTGCCATCAGGACCTGTGTCTTCAGACATCTCAAAGCCAAAAACAGCCATTCGAATGATCCGGGCTGAGTTTTTATGGAAGTCATCAAAGGTGACAGAGGCTACAGCCCCCCGGACTCGGGATGCAATGGCCTTGCAGGCGTCACCCACGAAGTCAGGCACGGAGAAAAGCTTGGCTGCCTCTGCAGGGTCATTCCGGTTCTTCAGTTCAAAGTGCCTGTGAACAAAGGCCCAGAGTGGGGAAGCTATTTTCTCACAAGCAATGATACCCTTTCTGAGCAGCCTTTCAACGCCCTTCTCTGGGGTTCAACAGAAGCTCCTCCCCACAATGGAGATGTTAAATTGTGCCCAGCAAGCACCCATGTTTCCATCAAATCCTCCCAGAGTCAAAACCATCCCATTTTGCAGAAGCAGAAATACAGGGTTCATGGTGCTAAACGCCAGGGCATACCAAAGAGCATACCATATATGGCAAGCCAGAACTTGGAATAGAGGCAAGATGGCTCTAaggcctgtgctcttaactgccactGGGCCAGCACCCTGTCTACCTCGGTCACAGTAATTGCTAGTTCTTCTCTACCACAAGGTGAGGAACTCAGAACGGGGTCAGACACTGTGTGAACACCATTTCTCCAGTTGACTCTGAGTCGAGCCTCACACTGGaaacccaggctagctttgagtTCTTTCAGATGACACTGGCCTTGAatacctgatcctcctgcttctcctctggagagctgggatgaccaacagccatgtgctgtgggtttctctgtgtgacccaGGCTGACTCTGTAGAtctcactctctagaccaggctggcctcaaactcagagatttgcctgcatctgcctcccaagggctgggtttAAAGGGCCCataccactgcccagctttgggccattacttttttttttttttttccccggagctgaggactgaacccaggccttgcgctttctaggcaagcgctctaccactgagctaaatccccaaccccccattactttaaaaaataaaacaatcttattgtgtatgtgttcatAGTGTAGAAGATCATTGCCATGCCCTCCTGGAGCTCAGAGGGAATTCTGTGGGATCAGCTTCCTCTCTATGCCTTTCTATGGGGTCTGGGGATGGCGCTCAGGCTGCCGGGTGGTACTCAGTGGGTAAACTGAGCTGTCATGGCCCCTTGCTTGCTCTTTTGAAGAAATAgtctttgtttattattttacagtataatgtattttgatcatactcaCTCAATTACCTTCTCttatcctcctctcctccccGTGGACCCCTTGTTCCCAACCTTGCTTGGAGTtccatgactttttaaaaatgacccACTCAGTTTAACTAGGGCTGTTTGCATGAGCATTGGGGTGGGGTTACTTGTTGGAGTATGGGGACATCATTGAAGAAAAGTTACTCTCCTGCCCCTAGCATCTCAGCATTTAACTATTTCATTACAGCTTTTCAGCACCCCATGAAGTAGGTAATCTTTAATTTCCAGCTAGGGAAAATGAGGAAAACACGACATTCCCTGTATAGGTCCCCAGACAGCAAACACTACAGCTGGGACAGATGCCCATAGGttgtgaaaaacaaacaaacaaacaaaaaaactgttcatttaaaacaaaaaagaaaaagaaaaaaaaacttgcagaAAACGGGAGTGGCCTGTGCTCCTTTAGTCtgaacactggggaggcagagacaggtaaactctgtgagtttgaggcaactTGGCTTACATAATAAGTTTCAGGATATCCAGGCCTGTAgacaaaccttgtctcaaaacaaaaacaaaaacaaagacaaagacaaaaacctTGCAGTAATAGATGACAGAGGTGTGGCTAGGTAGTCCCCTGTTGCTGGAGCCTTGAAGTCCTCATCCTAGAAGGCTAGGCCATATCCACCCCATATTTCCTAAACTCCCAGCTTCCCTTTGATCTAGGGCATCAAGGCCTGCCTTCTGTCTGAGTTGGGAGGCATATGCCTTCCTTTGTTTCTGAGGCTGTCCCCTGGGCCCCCAGCCTCACCAGTTGTAGGCAAGCTGCAGCTGCAACCTGGCATGATCTGCAGTTTCGATGGTGATGACATCAGTAAAGAAATCAGGTCCCAGCAGTAGGCAGAGTGCACGGCGGGCATGAGGACGCTTGGGTCGCCCGGCAGAAAGGGACAATACTGTGAACTGCTCCTCAGGATCCAGTGTCACTAGCTCGGGCCCAAAGACCACACTGTGGAGAGAGGTGGAAATCAGCCTCCCTGAGGGCTTCTTTTGGGACCCTGGGACCCCGAAGAGGCCTCTGCTGGCTCACCGGGCTCTCTTGGCTCTGTAGTCATAGACCTGCACCGCTGCATTGTGCGGGACACGGTAGCTGACCACTCGGGTCTTGTTCCTTGGAGCTgagggctgaaggggcttggcTGTGCCCTTCTGACCCCTGTCTGCCAGAGGGTCATGCCCCAAGTTCAGCAGCTCCTCCACCCCAGAAGGCAGCTCCTTTTCCCACAGGACTTCATCCTGAGTCAGCATGTAGGTGCTTCCAATCACAGCCCGCACCTAGGGAAGGTGTTTTCAGAGACAGTAGGAAGAAGAACATCACCCTCCACCCTAGTCCTGAGCCCACTCTGCCCAGGGGCAGCCCACTGTCCTAGTTAAAGCAGGTGTCTGCAGGAAGACTGCACTCAAGCTTGGTTGCCATCTGCTCGAGTTTTCTCAAGCTGTTGCCCGTGCCTCACTTGCTCATCTGTACAATGGGCCAACTGGGGTTACGGAATAAGGCGGGGCTCACATGTCTAATTCAAACAACAGCACTCGGTGTGTAGTAAGGGCCTGATATTATTTCTAGGGTTTTCCTTGCTGGAGCAATGTGGTTGGTGAGTGACCTTTGGAAGCACCTCATACACACGAAcgctgcctctgactctgaatTGTTTCTACATTAGATTCTCAGGGAGAACGTTGGTAATGTAGTCCTCGGTAAAACTAAGGTCAAGGTTTAGGTGAAGCAGCAGAAGTCCACAGAGATCTTTATGCTAGGGCCCCATCTGCAGCAGGGCAGAAGCCCTGTCCTAAAGCCTAGCTCGTTCTCTCAGCTGGAGTCTCTAATATGTAAAATTAGGTATTTAGGACAAAGCTGGCAAATGGAGTATGAAATGGCCTCACATCTGCCAGCTGGCCACCTTGGCTGCTGATGTATGAGTCTTTTCCCAACCTGCCTCTTCCTGTTAACATCACCTGCTTGCCTAGAGGAAGCCACCACTGCTACCACCCAACCCGCAGCTGGTACCTTCCCCGTCTTGACATCCTGCACATAGATGCCCTCATTTTGGTCCAGAGGGATAGCCTGAcgctcctccaccacctccacttTTGCAGATGGCACATACTCCAGGGGCCCACGGATGAGCCAGCAGTCTCCGGCCTGATGGGAGACCTTCTCCTcgctctctccctcctccagggGCTGCAGTGCCTTCAGTAGCAGCCCCTGCTGCTCTGACAGCACATACACATCCTGGATGCCTCGCTCCAGCCTCTCTCCTGGCTGGAGGAAAAAGGACTTCTCTCCCTAATGGGAAAAAGGGGAGGTTAGGTAGGTCGTGGTATCTCTCAGGCCTACAGGAAAGCCACACTGCCTCAATACAGCCTCCTGGCTTGCCGCCTGTTACATGACCTTGAGCCAGGTCTTCCCATGCTGTGTAGAGGGATTTTTAACCCAGCAATCTTAATCCAACTCtgtctggaatacagacatgcccttaccacacacctttaatcccaaacaatgacagCAGAGTTAGTTTGTACAAGGAAGcgcccatgtttgaaagtgacatctaattgagtggcagacaatcagagaaagacttgacagaacaggatatgcccaactctcatgagaacagaggggaaaaaaaagcaagaggCTACTTAAAAGAGAGCAGCgcagaagggaaaaagaagaggaggttTAATGGGAGccttgtacagagacaggttacgGAGAGAGAACAAGTCAGACACAGCTGAAGACAGAACgggccagagaatgagaaggagccagactAGAGCAgactgccagagttagtttgaggccaagcagagcaatccaGTCAGAGGTCGAGAAAGAGGCCAGTCTGAATCAGTCagcacagagcagagcagagccagaacaactgagttcagaaagaacaataAAGAGTGAGCGTAtttagcagtaagtctcagaggctggaaCGTTCTAGGCCTGGATAAGACTATGGAAGGCAGCAGCTTCCAGGCCTAggtctaggttagcagactgaggcagttagcctcagagatgacaattagGCCAGgcgaataaaagttacttttatgtaAAGAGCCACTTTCTAGGAATTTGACACTGGGCTAGGACAAGGACATAGTCTCAAGATCTTGGTCATCTTGATAAGTCCCTGAATACCACGGGACTtggtttattgccttgcttgttccttgacctaGAACTGATCTTTgcatgtacctagaatgatataaaagcagactggagaaAAATGAACCTgtttcagcctcagcactggctggagtcatgttatagtgCTGTCTATCTTTTTCTTGTCAATCCTCGCTCCCTCCCTAGACCCTGTTGACtcactgagctggcttggtcacttTTACAATGTTGAGTTGGGGTTGTGTTGATGACAGAAGCCCAAAGGATACCTTTATCAtagcatctgtctctctgtctggacaatggctgacagctCAGTTGGTCAGATCTGTAACTGATCGAGACCTAGGTCCTCAAGCTAAACAGTTACGAATTACCCTAAGCTGGGTGCAGtacacatgtctgtaatctcagcactcgggaggctaaAGAAGGACCATCCTgggtccaaggccagcctgggtaacaaAGTGAGAACCCTGTCACAAAggccaaagcaaaacaaaaatctccaaagaaaacaaaatgatcacaaagaaagcacacacacacacacacagagaaacacacacgtacatacacacacagagaaacacacatgtacacacacacagaaacacacatacacacacacacacagacacacacacatgtagacacacatatcCTATTGTTGCTTTCCATTTCTCCTGTGGTTTGCTTTCTTGATATGGTGGAATTTGAGGGTGGGCAAACTCTGGTCTTAGAGTCAAATCTGACCTGCTACCTATGACGATACGGGATACTTCTGGGCTCCTGTATCAGGCTCCAGGTACAGATAGGAGTACAGATACATGTCTTTCTGGCTTTCCTCCCCACTGAGAAGGACTCTTGCTGTGTAGCCCGTGTTGGCCTCCGATTCACAGCCACATATTTTAAATACCCATCCATTAAACAATAGACATTttaggttgttttgtttgcttttgagacagggtctcattaagtcatccttgctggcctggaactcactctgtagaccaggctgacctagaatttacaaagatttgcctgcctctgcctacagaACGCTGGGATTCGGACCATAGACCACCATGTCCTGGGTGTTGGGATTTGGGCCATGCCCCACCACATCCTGCAAGGGTTGTTTTCACTTTTAAGCTCCTcaccccttcttttcttttcctttcttaagaGATAATCTCATGTATCCATGGTGACCCCAAAACTCACTATggtccttgaactcctgctccttCTGCCTTAACCTCACTAGTGCAGTGCCAGACACCTTGTTTCTAACTTTATTTCCATACCGTCTCCATGATGCTGTGGCAATAGCCTAGTTTGATAATTTCAGCAGAAATCTCACCCACACAGGCCTAAACTACCTAGTCCCTGCCTTTGTAGAGGCAGCTTGCTGAACCCTAATATTTTTCACAGGAGACAGGGTGGGGGAGAGcacgggggttgggggtgtgAGATTTGTTTTATGCAGCATGACAAAGGCTCCAGAACATGGAGGAGCAAGTTCAGGAACTTCAGGAAAAGTCTAAGGCTTTGGGGAAGCAAACAGGACAGTGTGTCAGGAATATAAAACTAAGTACACAAAAACACCAAAGCTATTTCCAGAACATACGTGTTCTTGGAAGATGTGGAGTAAGATGAGAAGGCCTCTTGTTGCTCAGGGCTCTCAACTGTCACAGGCTCTGAGGTAGAGATGGGCTTACCTTGACAACACGCTTTTGTCCCAGCTGGTTCTTGCCGTCTGGTCCCATTGGGTCAAGAATGACACAGTAGTGTCGAGGTCCCAGGGTGGTGATGGGTACTACCCCAAGCACCTCCTCATAGACATCTGGAACATGGGCTTCTGTGTCCTGCACCGTCACTAACCATTCCTCCCCGGTGCGGTGGAGCACTCCCCGAAGGTCCCTGAAGTTCTGCAGAGCCCGGAGGTGCAGGGCAGTCTGCAGGTGGAGACACAGGGTATTTGTGAAGGGGAGGCCTCCATCATCCTGCTGCCAGTGCCCCTAACTTGATCCTAGTTCTCAGGGACAATGCCTACCTACCCTGGAGGATGCTCCAGGACTCTCTTTGGAGATCTGACCTGATTTCTCTAGTGGCCATGAGGATGCTGCCTGTCCCTTTCTTGCATGTTGTCTGCCCTGTGAGCACTGCCAGCTTCTCTACCCACACCCAAGCACAAACCTTTTCTGTAAGGATCACAGCATCCACCAGATCCAGCACCTCTTCAAAGACAGCTGGGAGGTAAGCCCCCACGGATCGGACCAGCCACTCCTCACCTAGGTCAGGAGCAGGAAGGAGCAGTCAAGCACAGCCAGTCACCCATCACCATTACTTCTTTGAAGCCCAGAGAACAGGACCAACTGGGCTTTGAAGGCAAAGAGAAGCCACTGCCCCAAGAGTTGAACACCTAACAAGGTCCTTGCAGCCACTGCTCTCTatgaggccagaggaaaactAACTTCTCTCCCagaattaaaaaccaaaaccaaaaccgaaACTTTTAgagtctgggcatggtggcacacacccataatcctagcattcaggacaCAGAGGTTGGAGGATAGGGAGTTtttggccaacctgggctacatagggaaatCTGTTTCAAAAGACAAGAACCACAAAGGGCCTTCTAGAACGTCAAGACACCGCTACAACTGCACCTGCGATGCTGTTTCTAAGCACCAAAGATTTTTCATGTTCCTGAAATGGGTAAAAGGGCTTCTCGTAGGCCTGGGGAAgtcgttttgttttttggagcagCAGGAATGCCTAGCAGGAAGTCATAGCCTCACCCCGCATGGCCACGTACCCTAGGCAAGTGCTTCAGTCTtgctgtggagaaacaggaacagtAAGAGACTCAGTCTTGTCAGGGCACTAAATAAAATACCATCTATCATCATGAACCGACATTGGGTCAATGTATGTGAACATCTTATCTTTTGATCTGGAACCAGGTAAGATGTGGCCAGTGCCCACAGTTTATGTTACAGAGTAGGGATGGTAGACGGTCCTATCATGGTGTGATTGCAGGGTCAGGGCAAGCATGAAGGGGGTGTGCAAGGTGCAGCTGGTAGACCTcaagagagatggggagaagccaggcatggtgatgcatttatactcccagcactcgggagttTGAAGCAGAAGAAGATTGCCAGGAGTTTGAAGCCATCATGAACTACATGTTGAATACCAGGTCAGTCAGAGCTACATGGGGCACTGTCTCAAAAGGAACaggcctgggaagatggctcagtggttaagaacaccactggctattcttccagaggacctgggttcagattcccagcacccacatggtggctcacaactgattgtaactccagtttcaggggattggATACcctctctggtctccatgggcaccagacacaaaAGTGGTGCACACAGActtacatacaaacaaaacactcgtacacataaaaataaggtaatgatgtgtgtgtgtgtgtgtgtgaacaaaaaatgaaagacagacaTAGGCCAGGCAGAGCtggtgtacatctttaatcccaggtcttgggaggcagagatgggcaatctctgagtttcaggccagcctggtctacatagagaaaccctggctcagcagccccccaccccctgccaccATACAACCCTCAGGGGTGAACCCTTCTCTGGCTTCACATGGTTCCTCTTGCTTCCCTGAAGGGAgggccctccctccttccttcctgtccaccCACCACAGTACCCCTGTTGATCCTACCTGTCACGCG is part of the Rattus norvegicus strain BN/NHsdMcwi chromosome 1, GRCr8, whole genome shotgun sequence genome and harbors:
- the Mvp gene encoding major vault protein isoform X1, encoding MATEEAIIRIPPYHYIHVLDQNSNVSRVEVGPKTYIRQDNERVLFAPVRMVTVPPRHYCIVANPVSRDTQSSVLFDITGQVRLRHADQEIRLAQDPFPLYPGEVLEKDITPLQVVLPNTALHLKALLDFEDKNGDKVMAGDEWLFEGPGTYIPQKEVEVVEIIQATVIKQNQALRLRARKECFDREGKGRVTGEEWLVRSVGAYLPAVFEEVLDLVDAVILTEKTALHLRALQNFRDLRGVLHRTGEEWLVTVQDTEAHVPDVYEEVLGVVPITTLGPRHYCVILDPMGPDGKNQLGQKRVVKGEKSFFLQPGERLERGIQDVYVLSEQQGLLLKALQPLEEGESEEKVSHQAGDCWLIRGPLEYVPSAKVEVVEERQAIPLDQNEGIYVQDVKTGKVRAVIGSTYMLTQDEVLWEKELPSGVEELLNLGHDPLADRGQKGTAKPLQPSAPRNKTRVVSYRVPHNAAVQVYDYRAKRARVVFGPELVTLDPEEQFTVLSLSAGRPKRPHARRALCLLLGPDFFTDVITIETADHARLQLQLAYNWHFELKNRNDPAEAAKLFSVPDFVGDACKAIASRVRGAVASVTFDDFHKNSARIIRMAVFGFEMSEDTGPDGTLLPKARDQAVFPQNGLVVSSVDVQSVEPVDQRTRDALQRSVQLAIEITTNSQEAAAKHEAQRLEQEARGRLERQKILDQSEAEKARKELLELEAMSMAVESTGNAKAEAESRAEAARIEGEGSVLQAKLKAQALAIETEAELERVKKVREMELIYARAQLELEVSKAQQLANVEAKKFKEMTEALGPGTIRDLAVAGPEMQVKLLQSLGLKSTLITDGSSPINLFSTAFGLLGLGSDGQPPAQK